The genomic DNA GCTCAAATTTTTCTGAAGCTTTTGCGAAATATTTCAAAGCTCGCCCACTCTCTTGTAATGATAATGCAATCTTACCAAGCATATAATGCACTTCAGCGGAAGGCTCGAGAGCATAAAGTCTGTCAGATGCATCCATTATGCTCGCGACGACTGCCTGCCGCTGCGACGGAGGACATTCCACAAGCCGTCCCTGGTGTACATGTATCAGCTCTTCATATGCAAGAATGGATTTGCCCTTCGTTTTCTTTACGACCTTTTGCAGAACCTCAAGACATTCCTGGTATCTCTTCTGCTCACGAAGCACCGATGCATAATTAAGATCGAATTTTTCGTCATACACGAAGCTGTAGAGCGACCTGGCTATCGCCATCTCTCTTTCTGCCCCTGCAATGTCGCCACTCCTATAGAGAGCAATGCCATACATGTTCCTGACCTCGTTAAAGTCTGGAACCTTTTTGACTGTATCGGCATAAAGGGAAAGATTGCTGCACCATGCAAGATTTCGCTGGGCTGTCCCTACCAGTGCAGCACAAAAAAGAGGAACAAACGCCCACTTCCAACGAGCTAAGGGGGCCGGTCGAGACAAGTTCTTCACGCTGAGTTGAAGAATCCCGTTAAAAGGGGAGATCCGTGGTTGCTGTTCCCACCTTTCAAATAACTGATGCATAGCATGCACAGCCGCGGTCACAATAAAAGCCGAGGCCATGTAGACATAACGTTCAGAAAACGGGGTCCATGCTATCTGACCAAATGCAATCACAAAGGATGGAATAATCAGCCCGACGCCAGCGACAAAGACAGCGGAAAGCAGGCTTCTGCGCCACAGTATCCATATGCACAACATAACGAGAGGCAAAGCCATCAGTTCATATAAAGGATCGATCTGAACGATCGCGAAGTTGAGAGGAAACGGCCAGAATATCTTCTTCAAGTAAAACCCGAAGCTTCGCAGGATCAGCATGAATGAATAGAGCGGACTGATCTCCCAGTACTGCAACGTCAAGCCTATGTTGCTCTTGTTCGATATAAAAGCTGAACTCCGGAAAAAGAAAAAAAAGACACCGGCCCCTGCAACTGCCAGTACCATTAGTGATTTGGAGACAGCATTTCCACGTGCGTTACCACCTTCTTCCACCTTGGCGACTATGAACAGTGCCCCCCCCAAAAGGAATCCAAGGGCGCTTTCCTTGGACATGAACCCGCAACAAAGCGCTAGCGCAGATGCTGCCACATATCGAACTGATCCCGTTTTTCGAAACCTTATCAGAAGTATTGCAGCGGTAAGTATAAATACCAACGCAAGGGGGTCTGTTCTTCCGGATACCCAGCTTACCGATTCGACATTGACAGGATGGAGGCCAAAAGCCAAGGCGCAGATAAGAGGAATATAGGTGTTACCAACCTCCTGCCTTGCTACAAGCTCTCGCGATAAAAAGAACACCAGGAGTGCGTTCAAGAGATGAAGCAAGATATTCTCAAGATGCATGAAGCTGCTATTGAGACCCCAGAAGTACTTGTCCAGGTAGAAGCTGAGCCCCAACAGCGGGCGGTAGTAAAGTCCGTTCCCATATCCTGGCAGGAATAGGGACTTTAGCGATAGAGTATCCTGGTGCTCAATCGCCCGGATCATACCGATGTCGTCAACCTGATTGAACTCGGCGAATATAGCGGGATAATAGGCTGCTAGTACAAGCGCAGATACAAGCAGCAATTGAAACCTGACTCTCATCTGTTCACATTCACCAGCCTGAGGAAAAAGTCCTCGAGGCTCTTTCGGTCCGGCTCAATAAGAACCACTTCGGACTCTCCTGGCAGTTCAGTCAGGAATCTTTGCAGATCTTGTTTTTGTACATAAACCTGCCGCACCCCTGACACATCTTGAAGATGGACGGTATAGCCCTCTATCCTTTCCCGCAATATGGAACCCACTTCTTCTACACGCTCGAGTTTTCCTCGGACTATTATACCCACCCTGTCGCAAATGGATTCGACATCAGAGGTGATATGTGTGCTGAAAAAAACAGATTTTCCCTGCTTCTTCAGTTCGAGCAGTATCTCCTTCACCAACGCGCGTCCGACCGGATCAAGGCCACTCATCGGCTCGTCGAGTATGTAGAGGTCAGGGTCATGCACAAGCACCTGAGCAAGTCCAAGGCGCTGAACCATCCCTTTGCTATAGCTTCGCACCTGCCTCTTTCTCGCTTCCCAGAGGTCCATCCTCTTCAGAATTTTCTCCATATCTTCATAAGCGCTTAAGCGAGGCAAGCCGAACGTGTCGCAGACAAAAAGAAGATATTCCTCTGCGGTCAGAAAATCATAGAAGGAAGGGTTTTCAGGAAGGTAGCCAACCCTTGTGCGGGAGTTGCCATCTCTGGAATCAAGGCCAAATATTCGGGCCGATCCAACTGTCGGGGCAATAAGGCCCATCATTATCTTTATGGTAGTACTTTTGCCGGCACCGTTCGGTCCCAAAAAACCGAAGATCTCGCCAGGGTTAACGAGAAGCGAAAGATCTTTCAACGCTTCCACTTTGGTCCCCTGCTTCCCCCTGTATGTTTTGGAGACTCCTGTGAGTTCAATTGCATTCATAGCATACATTCCTCACCCTGCTATTGATTCTGCACTTTCTTATCGCTACCGGATGCAAATTTACTGGTGCTCCTCACCTGTCCTCGGTCGTCGATATAGAAGCTGCCGCCGTATGGATCTACCGGGGGTGGCGAAAGGTAGCCATCTTTCACGAGAGACTGCACATCCTCCGGCATTACGCTATTTTTTTCCTGAAACCGATCTCTGGCAATCTCGATACGTCTTACCTCTTTAAACGCTTTGAGGCGTCTTGCAAAACTCTTCTTCACAGCATCGTTCCGTGCCCTTTTTTCCATAGTGGAAAGATAAGCGATAGCAAGGTCAGTTTTTCCTGACTCGTACATGTACCGCCCGGCCAGATTTATATGCAACTCGTTCCCGGTAAGTTCTCCTGCCCTTTTATAGTATCTTGCAGCTGTCGTGTAATCCTTGAGGAAGTAGGCGTAATTGAAACCGGCAAAGAACGGAAGATAAAAATCCCATTTCCGGTATTTCATACCATGCTCCAGGAGCTGGTTCGCTTCCTTTATACGCTTCAGGTCCCATACAAGTATCGCTTGCGCGAAATAGTAAGCATCCATGTTATAAGGATCAACTGTCACGGCAGTCTGGATAGTCCTGTACATCCCGTAGTAATCAGGAGGTATCACCACCTTGTTTGCCTCTTTCTCGACAAGATCGCCATAGTAAAGGAGAACATTCATGACCAGTGAAGCTGCTACAGCTTGTTTCTGATCAGCAGAAATGAATTTCAGCACCTCAGGCCGTGGGACGTAGCCGAGCTTCTCCGCGAAGGGCTTCCTCTGCATATAAGCTGCAAGAGGATTGATTAGTGCAATGTACAGGATAATAAGAACAGAAAAAAAAACTAGCCGCCTCACACCAGCTCCCGGCGTGAAAACAGGGCAGAAGAGAGTAGCAGGATAATTGCGGTATAGACACAGAAGTACAAGGTAGTCAGCAGCAGCCCAGAAGGGGAGACTTTAACGGCATAAATAGCATTAACCTTGAGATCAAAAGCGGCAAAATTAGGAAGCAGGTAGTACAGGATAGTAGCAAGAGCTTTAATTATTGCGGGCAACGACTGTCCCGTTGGGGTATGAATAAAATCATAAGCTTCCTGAGTAGCAGAACCAACGAGGAATATTGATATCGCGCCAAACACGGGAAGAAAGAATGATGTGCTGACAGTTGAAAAAAGGAACGCAAAGGAGACAAGCAAAATGTACTTGAACGAGTCGAAGAGAAGGGATAGCAGGATATTCGTCCATACAATCGGACGATCTGGAGGATATACGGACGATACATACCACACTACCACACAACACGCTGCACCAAGGACTATCGTAGCAACCAGGATAAATAAAGCGACACCAGAAAATCTCCCAAGAAGGTAAGAGCTCCTGCTTATGGGAAGCCCGAGCACGCTGAAGGTATAACGGCGCTCCATGTCCTTCCAAAGAGAAGTACCTCCCAAGAAGATGGACAGGAGGAGGAGAATGAAGGAAACCAGAGAGAGAGCAAGCGTCAGTGAAAGTTCCGTTACCTGCCGCATGGAGAGCGAGCTTACGGAGGGAATCCCGAGAAAAACAACGGCGGTCATCAGTATGCCATGAAAAACCCTGTCCCTGAGGACCCCCCTGAATGTCACGGACAAAACGGAGAACACGCTCACACTCCTCTATG from Geobacter sp. DSM 9736 includes the following:
- a CDS encoding ABC transporter ATP-binding protein, with amino-acid sequence MEALKDLSLLVNPGEIFGFLGPNGAGKSTTIKIMMGLIAPTVGSARIFGLDSRDGNSRTRVGYLPENPSFYDFLTAEEYLLFVCDTFGLPRLSAYEDMEKILKRMDLWEARKRQVRSYSKGMVQRLGLAQVLVHDPDLYILDEPMSGLDPVGRALVKEILLELKKQGKSVFFSTHITSDVESICDRVGIIVRGKLERVEEVGSILRERIEGYTVHLQDVSGVRQVYVQKQDLQRFLTELPGESEVVLIEPDRKSLEDFFLRLVNVNR
- a CDS encoding M48 family metallopeptidase, with product MRRLVFFSVLIILYIALINPLAAYMQRKPFAEKLGYVPRPEVLKFISADQKQAVAASLVMNVLLYYGDLVEKEANKVVIPPDYYGMYRTIQTAVTVDPYNMDAYYFAQAILVWDLKRIKEANQLLEHGMKYRKWDFYLPFFAGFNYAYFLKDYTTAARYYKRAGELTGNELHINLAGRYMYESGKTDLAIAYLSTMEKRARNDAVKKSFARRLKAFKEVRRIEIARDRFQEKNSVMPEDVQSLVKDGYLSPPPVDPYGGSFYIDDRGQVRSTSKFASGSDKKVQNQ
- a CDS encoding M48 family metallopeptidase, translating into MRVRFQLLLVSALVLAAYYPAIFAEFNQVDDIGMIRAIEHQDTLSLKSLFLPGYGNGLYYRPLLGLSFYLDKYFWGLNSSFMHLENILLHLLNALLVFFLSRELVARQEVGNTYIPLICALAFGLHPVNVESVSWVSGRTDPLALVFILTAAILLIRFRKTGSVRYVAASALALCCGFMSKESALGFLLGGALFIVAKVEEGGNARGNAVSKSLMVLAVAGAGVFFFFFRSSAFISNKSNIGLTLQYWEISPLYSFMLILRSFGFYLKKIFWPFPLNFAIVQIDPLYELMALPLVMLCIWILWRRSLLSAVFVAGVGLIIPSFVIAFGQIAWTPFSERYVYMASAFIVTAAVHAMHQLFERWEQQPRISPFNGILQLSVKNLSRPAPLARWKWAFVPLFCAALVGTAQRNLAWCSNLSLYADTVKKVPDFNEVRNMYGIALYRSGDIAGAEREMAIARSLYSFVYDEKFDLNYASVLREQKRYQECLEVLQKVVKKTKGKSILAYEELIHVHQGRLVECPPSQRQAVVASIMDASDRLYALEPSAEVHYMLGKIALSLQESGRALKYFAKASEKFEQGSPYKAFAIKLMKRAKISNV